The following are encoded in a window of Osmia bicornis bicornis chromosome 15, iOsmBic2.1, whole genome shotgun sequence genomic DNA:
- the LOC114877378 gene encoding uncharacterized protein LOC114877378 isoform X2: MSREVVSSLFLYLVTFFLFTVSKTSANDLSDECLKFDIAELEDYLSKLDSKNLPTIRMMVGEFKCPLNALPFGALKSDWARLLLLQKAQPNDSIFEEKLSRLFRILLVAYFRTEERFDVVEQDLRTTKRFSQFNVGTSTEVTLTKEFVTSNELTSSTTESSISKSNTPNESRTKNNVSIPTFAITNATGRTTFTSHKKSIAENVEDQQTTESIFATEVSITSTDMKRDFARTKGRGDFPVFHDSSNVLPSDENTLSEEDDLKFITMQYHNATNRNFVEFEKTASQMISNIKETTQVNYDYSSSRNSIFQVLKNTTLSWNKIKESAILRTPPPSNDFWKHVVNSRNITLAPPTNMIPASEDTKMRSKKRASLNTSMEKNFRWFYNLGQEEKRTSNVSAEQRGINIECSRQANEK, from the exons ATGTCGCGAGAGGTGGTTTCGAGTTTATTTCTCTATTTAGTaaccttctttctttttaccgTCTCCA AAACAAGTGCTAACGATCTGTCCGACGAGTGCTTGAAGTTCGACATCGCCGAATTGGAGGATTATTTGTCGAAGCTCGATTCGAAGAATCTACCTACGATTCGTATGATGGTAGGTGAGTTCAAATGTCCATTGAACGCATTGCCATTCGGTGCTCTAAAGTCTGACTGGGCAAGATTGTTGCTACTGCAAAAAGCGCAACCGAACGATTCCATCTTCGAGGAGAAACTGTCTCGTCTCTTCAGGATCTTGCTGGTTGCTTATTTTCGAACGGAGGAACGTTTCGACGTTGTCGAGCAAGATTTACGTACTACGAAAAGATTTTCCCAATTTAATGTTGGTACCTCAACGGAGGTGACGTTAACGAAAGAATTTGTTACGTCGAACGAGTTAACTTCATCGACAACAGAATCTTCGATCTCAAAATCAAACACGCCGAACGAGTCCAGGACGAAGAATAACGTTTCAATCCCAACATTTGCTATCACTAACGCTACAGGCAGAACGACTTTTACGAGCCATAAAAAATCAATCGCAGAAAATGTCGAAGATCAGCAGACTACTGAATCAATATTTGCTACCGAGGTTAGCATAACGTCCACTGATATGAAACGGGATTTTGCGAGGACCAAAGGTAGAGGAGATTTTCCCGTATTTCACGATTCCTCGAATGTCCTACCTTCCGACGAGAATACCTTGAGCGAAGAAGACGATTTGAAGTTCATCACGATGCAATATCATAACGCGACGAATAGAAATTTCGTAGAATTTGAAAAGACTGCGAGTCAAATGATTTCTAATATAAAGGAAACCACTCAAGTAAATTACGATTACAGCAGTAGCAGGAATAGTATCTTTCAAGTTCTTAAAAATACCACCCTCAgttggaataaaataaaggaatCAGCAATTTTAAGAACACCTCCACCGAGTAACGATTTTTGGAAACACGTTGTAAATTCTCGAAACATCACTTTGGCTCCTCCTACAAATATGATACCAGCGTCGGAAGATACAAAGATGAGATCTAAGAAGCGTGCGAGTTTGAACACCAGTATGGAGAAAAATTTCAGGTGGTTTTATAATTTGGGACAGGAGGAGAAACGAACCAG CAACGTTTCTGCCGAGCAACGAGGAATTAATATCGAGTGCAGCAGGCAggcgaatgaaaaataa
- the LOC114877378 gene encoding uncharacterized protein LOC114877378 isoform X1, which translates to MSREVVSSLFLYLVTFFLFTVSNVFLFAETSANDLSDECLKFDIAELEDYLSKLDSKNLPTIRMMVGEFKCPLNALPFGALKSDWARLLLLQKAQPNDSIFEEKLSRLFRILLVAYFRTEERFDVVEQDLRTTKRFSQFNVGTSTEVTLTKEFVTSNELTSSTTESSISKSNTPNESRTKNNVSIPTFAITNATGRTTFTSHKKSIAENVEDQQTTESIFATEVSITSTDMKRDFARTKGRGDFPVFHDSSNVLPSDENTLSEEDDLKFITMQYHNATNRNFVEFEKTASQMISNIKETTQVNYDYSSSRNSIFQVLKNTTLSWNKIKESAILRTPPPSNDFWKHVVNSRNITLAPPTNMIPASEDTKMRSKKRASLNTSMEKNFRWFYNLGQEEKRTSNVSAEQRGINIECSRQANEK; encoded by the exons ATGTCGCGAGAGGTGGTTTCGAGTTTATTTCTCTATTTAGTaaccttctttctttttaccgTCTCCA ACGTGTTTTTATTCGCAGAAACAAGTGCTAACGATCTGTCCGACGAGTGCTTGAAGTTCGACATCGCCGAATTGGAGGATTATTTGTCGAAGCTCGATTCGAAGAATCTACCTACGATTCGTATGATGGTAGGTGAGTTCAAATGTCCATTGAACGCATTGCCATTCGGTGCTCTAAAGTCTGACTGGGCAAGATTGTTGCTACTGCAAAAAGCGCAACCGAACGATTCCATCTTCGAGGAGAAACTGTCTCGTCTCTTCAGGATCTTGCTGGTTGCTTATTTTCGAACGGAGGAACGTTTCGACGTTGTCGAGCAAGATTTACGTACTACGAAAAGATTTTCCCAATTTAATGTTGGTACCTCAACGGAGGTGACGTTAACGAAAGAATTTGTTACGTCGAACGAGTTAACTTCATCGACAACAGAATCTTCGATCTCAAAATCAAACACGCCGAACGAGTCCAGGACGAAGAATAACGTTTCAATCCCAACATTTGCTATCACTAACGCTACAGGCAGAACGACTTTTACGAGCCATAAAAAATCAATCGCAGAAAATGTCGAAGATCAGCAGACTACTGAATCAATATTTGCTACCGAGGTTAGCATAACGTCCACTGATATGAAACGGGATTTTGCGAGGACCAAAGGTAGAGGAGATTTTCCCGTATTTCACGATTCCTCGAATGTCCTACCTTCCGACGAGAATACCTTGAGCGAAGAAGACGATTTGAAGTTCATCACGATGCAATATCATAACGCGACGAATAGAAATTTCGTAGAATTTGAAAAGACTGCGAGTCAAATGATTTCTAATATAAAGGAAACCACTCAAGTAAATTACGATTACAGCAGTAGCAGGAATAGTATCTTTCAAGTTCTTAAAAATACCACCCTCAgttggaataaaataaaggaatCAGCAATTTTAAGAACACCTCCACCGAGTAACGATTTTTGGAAACACGTTGTAAATTCTCGAAACATCACTTTGGCTCCTCCTACAAATATGATACCAGCGTCGGAAGATACAAAGATGAGATCTAAGAAGCGTGCGAGTTTGAACACCAGTATGGAGAAAAATTTCAGGTGGTTTTATAATTTGGGACAGGAGGAGAAACGAACCAG CAACGTTTCTGCCGAGCAACGAGGAATTAATATCGAGTGCAGCAGGCAggcgaatgaaaaataa